A region of the Mycobacteriales bacterium genome:
CGGCGTTGCACGTCGACTCGCTCGACCTGCCCGTGGGCGAGGACGACGACGAGGGCGGGCGCGACCTGCCGGTCGACGAGCACGGCTACGCGATGGTCGACGAGCGGTCGTGGCTGGTGCCGGCGCTGCGTTCGCTCTCCGAGCGGGACCGCACGATCCTGCGGCTGCGGTTCTTCGACGGGCTGGCGCAGTCGGCGATCGCGACGCGCGTCGGCGTCAGCCAGATGCACGTCTCCCGGCTGCTGGCGCGTTCGCTCGCGGTGCTGCGGGCCGCCGCCCCGGTGGAGGAGGCCGGCTAGTCCGCGGGCGCGAGCGGCGTGGCCAGGCAGGGCGCGCCGCCGCAGACGTCGACGAACGCCCCGTCCACCGCGAGGAACGCCGCCTTCTGGTCGCGCGCGGCCCGCGTCGAGCGCGGGTCGCTGTGCGGGTCGCCGTGCACCGTCGACGCCGTCGGCGGGGTGTTCGTCGTCGTCGGGGTGTCCGAGCCGGAGTCCCAGTAGACGAACGCCGAGCCGCCCCACGGGTACGCCGGCGCC
Encoded here:
- a CDS encoding sigma-70 family RNA polymerase sigma factor, producing ALHVDSLDLPVGEDDDEGGRDLPVDEHGYAMVDERSWLVPALRSLSERDRTILRLRFFDGLAQSAIATRVGVSQMHVSRLLARSLAVLRAAAPVEEAG